Sequence from the Leptospira montravelensis genome:
GTTCCTGATCTAATTTGTGAAATAGACGATTTAGAAAAGATTTGTTATGCAAATTCTTTTCATAAACATAGATTAGGTTATGAGGCTCACGAAATACTTGGTCGGTCTGTTGATGAATTTTTTCATCCAGATGATAGAAATGAACTTCGAACAAAAATGTCATATTTACGAATTCCAGGATCGGAGACGAAAGGAATATGGAGAATTGCTCATAAAAACGGAAATTTTTTAACCTTTGAGTGTCGAGGTAAACTTACAGCTGATTCAGATGGTAACAAAAGAATTATAGTGATTGCAAGAGATATTAGCGAAGACTTGAGTTCTGATTTTAAATTACATTCGAAATCTAATATAAAAAATCAATCCGCCCAAGAACTCCATTACCAAAGTTTCTTTGAATTAAAGATGTCTCAGTTCGAGTTCTCGCAATTGAAATTTGCTTTTGATGAACATGCTGTTATTACGATAACCGATAGAAATGGGGTTATCACATACGCCAACGACCGATTTTGTGAAATTTCTATGTATTTAAAAAGTGAGTTGATTGGGAATAACCATCGTTTGTTGAATTCTGGATTTCATTCACCAGAATTTTTTGAACGTATGTATAATATGATACAAAATGGCCATGTATGGAAAGGTGAGATTCGAAATAGAGCGAAAGACGGATCTATCTACTGGGTAAATGCAACGATTGTTCCTTTGCGCTCGATAGATGGTAGTATCAATCGATTTGTAGCTTTACATACTTTAATTACTCGAACCATCGAATCTGAAGAAAAAGTAATACAGTTATTGCGGGAGAAGGAATTACTTTTACAGGAAGTTCACCATCGAATTAAAAATAATCTATTTTCAGTTTTTAGTCTTTTGAAGATGCAGGCAAGTTATTCCTCAGACTTACATTTAAAGGAACAATTTGATGAAGCGGCAGGTCGATTACGAAGTATGATGGCATTGTATGATCGTTTGTATAGATCTGAGAATCCTAATGAAATCGATTTAAAAGAATATATTCCAAATTTAGTGCGCCAAATTCTTTCCACTTATACGAAAGATATCAAATTTAATTTTTTTCTCGATATTCCTATCATCGTAAAACCTGATATAGCCAATAATTTAGGAATTATTTTAAATGAACTTATTTGTAATTCTGTGAAACATTCTTTTTTGAAAAATAATTCAGGGCAAATCAAAATCACATTGGAAAAAGAGGATAATAAGATTATCTTTTTTTATAGTGATGATGGAGAACCACTTCCTGATTCTTATTCTCTACAAAATGTAGAAACCGGTTTTGGCATTAAATTAATGAATTTACTAGTACAACAATTAAAAGGAAATGTGAAGGTAATTCCTGGACAAAGTGTTCAGTTTCATTTATCGTTTCCATTTTAATTAGTTTTTTGTATCAGTTTACAGACGGGAATCCTTTATACACGTATGTAAAAATTAGTCGATTAGATGAAGGATGGTGTCGAGTTTGTTTAAACGAAAGACCGTGCGGATGAGTTTGTTCACTCCACTAATTTGTAACTGTAAATTTTGTGATTCCATTGCAGAATGAAACTTCATCAATTCACCGATCGTGGCACTGTCTAAGGACATAGATATCTCGGTAAAATCCAAAACAACATCTTCCTTTGCATTGTTGATTTCGGACATAATTCTTTCCCGGAAGGCACTCAGTCCATCAAACGAAAGATCATTGTTCTTGATTTCTATTAAAATTGCCAAGGTTTAAAACTATTTTTATTGGATCGGATATTTTGAAA
This genomic interval carries:
- a CDS encoding PAS domain-containing sensor histidine kinase, which produces MAQTNYIDLLSNVPDLICEIDDLEKICYANSFHKHRLGYEAHEILGRSVDEFFHPDDRNELRTKMSYLRIPGSETKGIWRIAHKNGNFLTFECRGKLTADSDGNKRIIVIARDISEDLSSDFKLHSKSNIKNQSAQELHYQSFFELKMSQFEFSQLKFAFDEHAVITITDRNGVITYANDRFCEISMYLKSELIGNNHRLLNSGFHSPEFFERMYNMIQNGHVWKGEIRNRAKDGSIYWVNATIVPLRSIDGSINRFVALHTLITRTIESEEKVIQLLREKELLLQEVHHRIKNNLFSVFSLLKMQASYSSDLHLKEQFDEAAGRLRSMMALYDRLYRSENPNEIDLKEYIPNLVRQILSTYTKDIKFNFFLDIPIIVKPDIANNLGIILNELICNSVKHSFLKNNSGQIKITLEKEDNKIIFFYSDDGEPLPDSYSLQNVETGFGIKLMNLLVQQLKGNVKVIPGQSVQFHLSFPF